In Fusarium musae strain F31 chromosome 7, whole genome shotgun sequence, a single window of DNA contains:
- the DBP4 gene encoding ATP-dependent RNA helicase dbp4 (BUSCO:EOG09260YMF) — protein sequence MPPHARPGRGPKPQKNGRTEQRQQKRKRAQEDLQQLEQRVNDLDPKSDEIKNFSHLPLSVPTATGLEASHFQTLTDVQAHAIPLALKGKDVMGAAKTGSGKTLAFLVPVLEKLYRAQWTEYDGLGALIISPTRELAVQIFEVLRKIGRNHVFSAGLIIGGKNLKEEAERLDRMNILICTPGRMLQHLDQTAGFDANNLQILVLDEADRIMDMGFQHDVDALVEHLPKSRQTLMFSATQSKKVSDLARLSLKDPEYVSVHEAAVSATPTNLQQHYIITPLTEKLDTLYGFIKANLKSKIIVFLSSGKQVRFVYESFRHLQPGIPLLHLHGRQKQIARMEITNRFTAAKQSCLFATDVVARGIDFPAVDWVIQADCPEDVDTYIHRVGRTARYQSNGRAVLFLDPSEEPGMLKKLEQKKIPIQKVNVKEKKKKSIKDQLQSMCFQNPDLKYLGQKAFISYTRSIHLQRDKDVFKFNKLDLDGFAASLGLPGTPQVKFRKGEDIKKIKNAPRAGLSSDSEEEEDGEKSKKKNEVRTKYDKMFERTNQDVLSSHYNKLVLDGEENADDDEGDFLSVKRVLKDDELDDEANNAFKSTAKVIDGLGGEEPFVVDSKRREKALKSKKKMLKFKGNSTKVVFDDDGNAHAIYELKDEDDFMGEGPAEEQRRKFVEDETSRVREADVDDKALAKQKRREKREKRKAAERAERMGIVSDDDGDAPMLHNADDGEDPLALMRSLPMGGDRSDSEEDREPPKKRAKKWFEDDSEDEKKSRGKGKVIKVQDEPETLEDLEALATGLLD from the exons ATGCCTCCTCATGCGCGACCTGGGCGAGGACCTAAACCTCAAAAGAATGGTCGAACTGAGCAGCGCCAGCAGAAGCGCAAGAGAGCGCAAGAAGACCTTCAACAGCTTGAACAGCGAGTGAATGATTTG GACCCCAAATCGGATGAAATCAAGAACTTTTCccatcttcctctctctgTACCGACCGCCACCGGCCTCGAAGCCTCACATTTCCAAACCCTTACCGATGTCCAAGCTCACGCTATTCCACTGGCTCTCAAGGGCAAAGATGTCATGGGAGCCGCCAAAACAGGAAGCGGAAAGACTCTGGCTTTCCTAGTTCCCGTCCTCGAGAAACTCTACCGTGCCCAATGGACCGAATATGATGGGCTAGGTGCTCTTATCATTTCTCCCACCCGAGAACTTGCGGTACAGATCTTCGAGGTGCTTAGAAAGATTGGCAGAAACCACGTTTTCTCTGCAGGCTTGATCATCGGTGGAAAGAATCTGAAGGAGGAAGCAGAACGATTGGATCGAATGAACATTTTGATTTGCACGCCTGGTCGAATGCTGCAGCATCTGGATCAGACAGCTGGTTTCGACGCCAACAACTTGCAGATCTTGGTCCTGGACGAAGCAGATCGCATTATGGATATGGGTTTCCagcatgatgttgatgcatTAGTCGAGCATCTGCCCAAATCACGACAGACACTCATGTTCAGTGCCACCCAGAGCAAGAAGGTCTCGGATCTTGCTCGTCTCAGTCTCAAAGACCCCGAATACGTCTCTGTTCACGAAGCAGCAGTTAGCGCCACTCCTACAAACCTCCAACAGCACTACATCATTACACCTTTGACAGAGAAACTTGACACATTATATGGTTTCATCAAGGCTAATTTGAAGAGCAAGATTATTGTCTTTCTGAGCTCAGGCAAACAAGTTCGATTCGTATATGAGAGTTTccgtcatcttcagcctggTATTCCTCTACTACATCTTCACGGCCGTCAGAAGCAAATTGCACGAATGGAGATCACAAACAGATTTACAGCTGCGAAGCAATCGTGTTTATTTGCGACAGATGTCGTCGCGCGAGGAATTGATTTCCCTGCCGTCGACTGGGTTATTCAGGCTGATTGCcctgaggatgttgataCATATATCCACCGAGTTGGTAGAACAGCTCGATACCAGAGCAATGGTCGAGCTGTGCTATTCCTCGACCCCAGCGAGGAGCCAggaatgttgaagaagcttgagcagaagaagattcCCATACAAAAGGTGaatgtcaaggagaagaaaaagaagagtaTTAAGGATCAACTACAAAGCATGTGCTTCCAGAACCCAGATCTGAAGTACCTCGGCCAAAAAGCCTTTATCAGTTACACACGATCAATTCACTTACAAAGAGACAAGGATGTTTTCAAGTTCAATAAACTAGATCTTGATGGCTTCGCTGCTAGTCTTGGTCTGCCTGGTACACCACAGGTCAAGTTCAGAAAGGGtgaggatatcaagaaaataaagaacgCCCCTCGTGCTGGCTTGTCTAGCGactctgaggaggaggaagacggcgaaaagtcaaagaaaaagaatgaGGTGCGCACAAAGTACGACAAGATGTTTGAGCGAACAAATCAAGACGTTCTGTCAAGTCATTACAACAAGCTTGTGCTGGATGGCGAGGAGAATgcggatgatgacgagggcgATTTCTTGTCAGTCAAGAGGGTACTGAAGGACGATGAGCTAGACGACGAGGCAAACAACGCTTTCAAGAGCACGGCAAAGGTCATTGATGGTCTCGGTGGTGAAGAGCCATTTGTGGTCGACTCGAAACGTCGTGAAAAGGCTCtcaagtcaaagaagaagatgctcaagttcaagggcaACTCAACCAAAGTCGTATTCGACGATGACGGTAACGCTCATGCTATCTACGAGCtcaaggacgaggatgatttCATGGGAGAGGGTCCAGCCGAAGAACAGCGCCGCAAATTCGTTGAAGACGAGACATCGCGTGTTCGCGAGGCAGATGTGGATGACAAAGCTCTCGCCAAGCAAAAGCGCCGCGAGAAGCGagagaagcgcaaggccgCCGAGCGGGCAGAGCGTATGGGTATCGTATCAGACGACGACGGCGATGCGCCCATGCTTCACAACGCAGACGACGGCGAAGATCCTCTGGCTCTTATGCGATCACTGCCAATGGGAGGCGACAGGTCGGACAGCGAGGAAGATCGCGAGCCGCCCAAGAAGAGAGCCAAGAAGTGGTTCGAGGACGACTCggaggacgagaagaagagcagagGCAAAGGAAAGGTTATCAAGGTGCAGGACGAGCCGGAGACTTTGGAGGATCTCGAGGCTCTTGCTACTGGATTGCTGGATTAA
- a CDS encoding hypothetical protein (EggNog:ENOG41~BUSCO:EOG09261FAX), whose translation MKNDKKTKKAAPTASQIADKRFADFETDPRFRLPSKKQTKTTIDKRFSRMLKDDEFTATAKVDRYGRKVKSDSKKKALQRLYREEDEDEDEEEEGGEEEDIEVDDDEVVQRELRKAHEKYDPARGGGFSSSEDDSDSEEEEADSDDEEGGAQVDIEGDMQRFQDEQNDVEAGEVTNRIAIVNLDWDHVKSTDLMALFNSFLPETGGKIEKISVYPSEFGKERMQQEEVEGPPKELFKNSKNDSDDDSDSDEESEDGDERIKKSLLQEGDDQDFDSDALRSYQLDRLRYYYAVMVCSSPAVAQKLYEAVDGREYQSSSNFLDLRFVPDDVTFDDEPRDECEKVPESYKPVEFVTNALQSSKVKLTWDMHPEEASRKESINRAFSGSRNEIEENDLRAYLASDSEDDDVEEEEVVEEKGEDEPKLSKKELARRKMRAALGLSEEPTKSSKNAPVGDMEITFTPALSESAPKKTAEEETTIEKYIRKEKERKEKKREAARARRAGQDPDAEEEEEEVVEAPEGDADDLGFDDPFFTAAEDPAASSKTSIRKADRLKKREAREAAEAENKAQKKQLEKVMANADADQADHLDHFDMNEIVRAEKAKKKKGKAKKKALAKESRGGLQEDFSMDVDDDRFKAVFESHEYAIDPSNPKFKATEGMQKLLEEGRKKRRNAEGADEEPRSKKVKKGRR comes from the coding sequence ATGAAAAACGACAAGAAAACAAAGAAGGCTGCCCCTACGGCGAGTCAGATCGCTGATAAGCGATTTGCCGACTTCGAGACCGATCCTCGATTTCGATTGCCCTCGAAGAAGCAGACAAAAACCACAATCGACAAGCGATTCTCGCGCATGCTCAAGGATGACGAGTTCACTGCTACCGCCAAGGTCGATCGATATGGCCGAAAAGTCAAGTCGGattccaagaagaaggctctaCAAAGATTGTACcgcgaggaggatgaagacgaagacgaggaggaagagggaggcgaggaagaagacatcgAGGTCGACGATGACGAAGTCGTTCAGCGAGAATTGCGAAAGGCGCACGAGAAATACGACCCTGCTCGAGGCGGTGgtttctcatcttctgaagATGACTCTGAttctgaggaggaagaggccgactccgatgatgaagaaggcggcGCGCAAGTCGATATCGAGGGAGACATGCAACGATTCCAAGACGAACAAAACGACGTCGAGGCTGGTGAAGTGACGAATCGAATCGCCATTGTCAACCTTGACTGGGACCACGTCAAATCTACCGACCTCATGGCTCTCTTCAACAGTTTCCTTCCCGAGACTGGTGGCAAGATCGAAAAGATTTCAGTATACCCTAGTGAATTTGGCAAGGAGCGCATGCAGcaggaagaagttgaaggacCCCCGAAGGAATTGTTCAAGAACTCTAAGAATGACTCGGACGACGATTCGGATAGCGATGAAGAAAGCGAGGATGGAGACGAGCGAATCAAGAAGAGTTTGCTCCAAGAGGGCGATGATCAGGACTTTGACAGTGATGCGCTACGATCTTATCAGCTCGACCGCCTACGATACTACTATGCCGTCATGGTATGCTCAAGCCCAGCAGTTGCGCAGAAGCTCTACGAGGCTGTCGATGGACGAGAGTACCAGTCATCCTCCAACTTCCTTGATCTTCGATTCGTGCCCGATGATGTTACTTTCGATGACGAGCCCAGAGACGAGTGCGAAAAGGTGCCCGAGTCATACAAGCCTGTTGAGTTCGTGACAAACGCCCTTCAGAGCTCAAAGGTCAAGCTTACCTGGGATATGCATCCTGAGGAGGCATCGCGCAAGGAGTCCATCAACCGTGCTTTCAGCGGTAGTCGCAACGAGATTGAAGAGAATGATCTCCGTGCTTACTTGGCAAGCGAcagcgaagatgacgatgtggaggaagaagaggtcgttgaggagaagggagaggatgAGCCCAAACTTTCCAAGAAGGAGTTGGCGCGTCGGAAAATGCGCGCTGCCTTGGGTCTATCTGAGGAACCTACCAAGTCTTCCAAGAACGCCCCCGTAGGCGACATGGAAATTACTTTCACACCTGCTTTATCAGAGAGCGCACCTAAGAAGacagctgaggaggagacgaCAATTGAAAAGTATATccgaaaggaaaaggagcgcaaggagaagaagcgcgAAGCTGCACGAGCTCGACGTGCTGGCCAGGAccctgatgctgaagaggaagaagaggaggttgTCGAGGCTCCTGAAGGCGATGCTGACGACCTTGGCTTCGATGATCCTTTCTTCACTGCCGCCGAAGACCCCGCCGCATCGTCCAAGACCTCCATCCGCAAAGCGGACCGTCTCAAGAAGCGAGAAGCCCGCGAAGCCGCCGAGGCCGAAAATAAGGCCCAGAAGAAACAGCTCGAGAAAGTCATGGCCAACGCAGACGCAGACCAAGCCGACCATCTAGACCACTTCGACATGAACGAGATCGTGCGCGCCGaaaaagccaagaagaagaagggcaaggccaAAAAGAAGGCCCTCGCGAAGGAGTCTCGTGGCGGTCTGCAGGAGGACTTTAGcatggatgttgacgatgatcgTTTCAAGGCTGTGTTTGAGAGCCACGAGTATGCTATTGATCCCTCGAATcccaagttcaaggccaCAGAGGGTATGCAGAAGTTGTTGGAGGAggggagaaagaagagaagaaatgcGGAGGGGGCTGATGAGGAACCTAGAAGTAAGAAGGTTAAGAAGGGACGGAGGTAA
- a CDS encoding hypothetical protein (EggNog:ENOG41), protein MAEELPIEDNTSILGDASWTTSSGTGSDNDIFARSNSIVEENINDMTVQNVEYTSQALTPTNESQYFEGTPLTVGLITDTSSLLISNWFEQVCTLWSGFDSDSNLNRKLALELCTSSQSVFSSLQSMSAGFLSTRLPHMKQSAMYFLQAATGSVLSEAEEIIQNPAGDNMPAGTLFSLFCLGTTVCWVDARQLGLPFFRSARKILNRLNRRISSLSAKDLELLSFFNRSLTYCEMLLAAVNQDDTALDTDDPVTGPQTDSSMQLAERYMDNSPHPWTGISPLASQLFAQAIRLCRSFRRNLKLPKETGRDFQRALEEIQEAQRLEEKLLGLEFQNTLGVANTGDYRTPSLHLAQVAEAYKLAALLQLYQTFPDLVALRLPTDSVHANSRHIPWEEWIIPLSLRLVNVLEHIPPNSGTRCIQPLLYITASTGLRYDTTTMLDISTSSFDAGIGSSSFQTDPFSMDMLGTSPPPANLISRMSLDISNARHFITGRLNMLESSLPPKPVMMAKELIKAIWDAYDSEAPGSATVHWVDVMEDNNLRSMFG, encoded by the coding sequence ATGGCTGAGGAGTTGCCAATCGAAGATAATACTTCAATTCTCGGTGACGCGAGTTGGACGACGAGTTCTGGTACCGGGTCAGATAACGATATCTTTGCGCGGTCGAATTCGATTGTTGAAGAGAATATAAACGATATGACGGTTCAAAATGTCGAATATACTTCTCAGGCTCTTACACCGACGAATGAATCGCAATACTTTGAAGGGACGCCGCTCACTGTTGGTCTTATAACCGACACTTCATCCCTACTCATCAGCAACTGGTTCGAGCAAGTCTGCACGTTATGGTCTGGTTTCGATTCAGACTCTAACCTCAATCGGAAACTCGCTCTTGAGCTATGCACGAGTTCTCAATCTGTGTTTAGTTCATTGCAGAGCATGTCTGCTGGATTCTTGTCTACGCGATTACCGCACATGAAGCAATCGGCTATGTATTTCCTGCAAGCGGCTACTGGATCGGTCCTCTCAGAGGCCGAAGAGATAATTCAGAACCCAGCTGGCGATAACATGCCCGCTGGTACATTATTCTCGCTGTTTTGCTTGGGAACGACGGTTTGTTGGGTCGATGCGCGACAACTAGGTCTCCCATTTTTCCGATCAGCTCGCAAGATCCTAAACCGCCTCAACCGCCGTATTTCATCACTCTCAGCAAAAGATCTGGAACTTttatccttcttcaacagaaGTCTAACATATTGCGAAATGCTCCTCGCAGCCGTAAACCAAGACGACACTGCTCTCGACACCGACGATCCAGTCACAGGCCCCCAAACCGACTCCTCAATGCAACTAGCCGAGCGATACATGGACAACTCACCGCACCCGTGGACAGGCATTTCCCCGCTCGCGTCTCAGCTCTTCGCCCAAGCGATAAGGCTCTGCCGAAGCTTCCGCCGAAATCTCAAACTACCCAAAGAAACAGGGCGGGATTTCCAGCGGGCTCTGGAGGAGATCCAAGAGGCGCAGCGgttggaggagaagcttcTGGGGCTTGAGTTCCAGAATACCCTTGGTGTTGCTAACACGGGGGATTATCGCACGCCGTCGCTTCATCTTGCGCAGGTCGCTGAGGCTTATAAACTTGCTGCGTTGCTGCAGCTATACCAGACGTTTCCAGACTTGGTGGCGCTGCGATTACCGACTGATTCTGTCCATGCGAATAGTCGACATATCCCTTGGGAGGAGTGGATTATCCCGTTGAGCCTTCGGCTTGTCAATGTTTTGGAGCATATTCCGCCTAATTCTGGCACACGCTGTATTCAGCCTTTGCTGTACATCACTGCGAGTACTGGTCTTCGCTACGATACTACAACGATGCTCGATATATCTACCTCTTCATTTGATGCAGGCATAGGCTCGTCGAGCTTCCAGACTGATCCCTTCTCTATGGACATGCTGGGCACTTCACCGCCACCTGCCAACTTAATATCCCGCATGTCGCTCGATATTAGCAACGCTCGGCATTTCATCACCGGTCGGCTGAACATGCTGGAGAGTAGCTTACCGCCAAAACCGGTCATGATGGCGaaggagctcatcaaggCTATATGGGATGCTTATGATAGCGAAGCACCTGGATCAGCCACGGTGCATTGGGTGGATGTGATGGAGGATAACAACTTGAGATCAATGTTTGGTTAG
- a CDS encoding hypothetical protein (EggNog:ENOG41) — protein sequence MSIPRVKRVAVIGAGPAGAIAVDALAQEKTFDLIRVFERREGPGGYLAKLADRTADEQLPIPEALPAFLPKSTQPRHEESSLYPYLETNVDTSTMEYTQEPIPEIRSERSIGMHGPSTPFRHWKVMRDYIADILHRNHYEDLISYNTAVEHVEKTGDEWKVVLRKDGKKQDYWWSETFDAVVVASGRYWVPYIPAVEGLEQFEKTRPGSVVHSKHFRGRDSFHDKRVVVVGASVSAADIAVDLVDTAKSPIHCVTIGHTTNVFFGDVAFHHPKIQQHPSIAKVINRTVHFIDGTSVADVDHIIFGTGYSWTLPFLPSLPVRNNRVPGLYQHIVWHKDPTLLFVGAVGAGLTFKIFEWQAVYAARILAGRATVPSQEEMQKWEDDRIQAHGDGPKFSVVYPDFEDYFEAVRELAGDGEPGVGRKLPKFRREWFRNFIEGTELRKGLWRRWNAKAKADLEKDGVKARL from the exons ATGTCTATACCTCGTGTAAAACGTGTGGCGGTTATCGGCGCCGGGCCAGCGGGTGCTATTGCGGTTGATGCTTTGGCGCAGGAGAAGACGTTTGATCTTATTAGAGTTTTTGAACGCCGTGAAGGACCTGGAGGTT ACCTGGCGAAGCTCGCAGATCGTACAGCAGATGAGCAACTCCCCATCCCTGAGGCTCTACCAGCTTTTCTTCCCAAGTCCACACAACCACGCCATGAAGAATCATCGCTGTACCCCTATCTAGAAACCAACGTGGACACATCAACCATGGAGTACACACAAGAGCCCATCCCCGAAATCCGCAGTGAGAGATCAATCGGGATGCACGGCCCCAGCACACCCTTCCGGCACTGGAAAGTCATGCGTGACTACATAGCAGATATCCTGCATCGTAACCACTACGAAGATCTCATCTCGTACAACACCGCCGTGGAACATGTCGAGAAGACAGGCGACGAGTGGAAGGTTGTGCTGAGAAAGGACGGAAAGAAGCAGGATTACTGGTGGAGTGAGACTTTTGATGCTGTGGTTGTGGCGAGTGGTCGTTACTGGGTGCCGTATATCCCGGCTGTAGAGGGCTTGGAGCAGTTTGAGAAGACTAGGCCTGGGAGTGTAGTGCACAGCAAGCACTTCAGGGGTCGAGACTCTTTTCACGACAAG AGAGTCGTTGTTGTGGGTGCTTCTGTATCAGCGGCTGATATCGCAGTTGATCTCGTCGACACAGCCAAATCACCCATCCACTGTGTAACCATCGGCCACACCACAAACGTCTTCTTTGGTGATGTAGCATTCCACCACCCCAAGAtccaacaacatccatctATCGCCAAAGTCATCAACCGAACAGTGCACTTCATCGACGGCACCAGTGTTGCAGATGTAGACCACATCATCTTCGGCACAGGCTACAGCTGGACCCTCCCTTTCCTGCCCTCCCTCCCAGTCCGCAACAACCGCGTCCCAGGTCTATACCAACATATCGTATGGCACAAAGACCCTACTCTTCTCTTCGTAGGCGCAGTAGGCGCAGGTCTCaccttcaagatcttcgagTGGCAAGCCGTCTACGCAGCTCGTATCCTCGCAGGCCGAGCGACCGTACCTTCGCAGGAGGAGATGCAGAAGTGGGAGGATGACAGGATACAGGCACACGGCGATGGACCAAAGTTCTCTGTTGTGTATCCGGACTTTGAGGATTATTTTGAGGCGGTGAGAGAACTTGCGGGAGATGGTGAGCCGGGAGTGGGGCGCAAGTTGCCCAAGTTTAGGAGGGAGTGGTTTAGGAATTTCATAGAGGGTACCGAATTGAGGAAGGGTTTGTGGAGGAGGTGGAATGCGAAGGCAAAGGCGGATCTGGAGAAGGATGGTGTGAAGGCGAGATTGTGA